From the genome of Marinicella rhabdoformis:
GAGTGGCCGTCGCAATAACGTCATTGTTATTAAAATATATGTCATTGAACTGTATGGATCGTAATCCATCTTTTTCTTCAACTTGAGGTTTCGGCGCCAAGGCCATAGACAAAGGGTTCATGTATGGCATTATAACCAAGGCGATATCAATTAAAGCCAATTCTGATCGTTTTTGGGTTAATTTGAGATTGAAATGGTGTGACTTTTAAGAATGAGACAGAGAATCAATTGAGCGCCTGTTAGACGTTACTTTTTGACAATCACTGCAATGGTGAACAGTCATAATTAACTCATAAATTGACATGGATTTACTTTCTTCATGGGTTAATTTTCGCTCACAGCTTTTACATAAAACTGCTTTTATTTTCTGATTGGATATGTGATTTTTGTTAGTCATTAATATTGATAAAACATGATTGTGGGAGATTATAGGCAGCCAAGCTCCAATTAAAAAGCAAATGTATTGTGGATTTAAAAAATGTCACAATTCTTTACAGCTTATGCGGCAGCCACCAACATGTAAGCTTTAATATGCTATAAATTGTCACCCACACACTCAAAAACGTAACAGATGAAAACAATGCTTTCATGATTCACTTTTTTCGATAAAATGTATCAATGGCTGCCATAAAAATAAACATTCCAGGTTATCAGATCAAACAACAAATTGGTTCAGGTGGTATGTCTGTGGTTTATTTGGCAGAGCAACTTTCATTACATCGAGAGGTGGCATTAAAAGTGATGCGCCCGGTTGTTGAAGACGAGTCACACACCATTGAACGCTTTGAACATGAAGCCAAAACCATAGCCCAACTTTATCACCCCAACATCATGAGCATTTACGATGTGGGTCACCTAGAAGATGGCACCTTGTTTTATGCCATGCCACACTTAACCCATGGCGACTTATCTCATATAGAGTGGAAAGATGATGACCACATTAAGGCTGTTTTTGAAGGCATTTGTGACGGCTTGAGCTTCGCCCATGAACACGGCGTGATTCACAGAGACCTTAAACCAGAGAACATCTTATTTGATTCATTTGGTCACCCCCAAATTGCAGATTTTGGCATCGCCATCAGTCAACAACACAAAAAATGGACCAAGGACAACCGCATCGTTGGCAGCATTCAATACATCAGTCCAGAACAAGCACAATCACAACCCATAGATGCACGCTCTGATATTTATGCTGTCGGTGCGATGTTATATGAAGCATTAACTGGACATACCGTATTTCAAGAAACCGATGAGCTGGCACTGATGTTAGCCCATGTGTCGAAAAAACCCGAACCATTACCCGCCTCCAAACAACAGTGGCAACCTGTGGTTTCAAAATGCTTGGCTAAATCAGCCAAGCATCGATATCAAGATGCCGGACAATTAAAAGCAGCCATTGCGGCGGTCAACAGCAACGATGTCTTGACCCAAAGCCGTCCACAAATAAAAAACAAAAGTGGCTGGATATTTGGCATCACAACCGTGCTGGTTTTAGCCACCGTTTATTTTTGGCCCAGCAGCAGCAAACCCACAGAAACTCAAAATAACAACAGCCAATTCATCAGTACAGGAAACAACACAGCTGAGCCGCCACCCAATGACCTTTATGTGGAGTTAAGCGAAACAAGTCAGAACAATGCACTTGAACTGCTGACTCAGCGCCTCAATCAACCTTGGGAACCGGGTGTGGCTGACAGCCTTTTGGAAAGCCTGCTATTACATGTAACAACCCAACCAGAACTCAGTTTAACCATTGCAGAAACCTACATAAATAAAGTATTTAACGATGGGCTGATGGCTTTGAATGAAACCGATTTTGAGCGCACTGCAACATGGCAAAAGCAATTACTAAAAAGCCAGCAAGTTTTCAAAGATATTGATCCACTGAAGCCGCTGATTGAACAACAAATTCTACAAATAGAAGCAGCCATAAATAACACTTTCAATTCATTGCCAGCAAAACAGCAACAAAAAATGACTCAGACTTGGCCATTGTTGGCATCTCAAAAAGCCCAAATACAAAAGCGCAACAAACACGATTTACCGGTCATTCCTTTGTCGCAAAGTAGGAAGCTGGGCATCACCGCAACTGAAATCACTGTGGGTCAATTCAGGCCATTCGCTAATGCCACCGCACTTGAACCAGAACGGTGTAAAAACCCCACTACATCCAGTTTGCGTTTCAGCAGTAAAACATGGTCCAACCCTGGTTTTCTCCAAAAAAACAACCACCCTGTGGTTTGTGTAACCTGGCAACAAGCCACAGACTATGCTCGATGGTTGTCACAAAAAACTGGCCACAGTTACCGCCTTCCAAAAGCCAATGAATGGTTGATGGCAAAGCCCCAAAGCCCAGCAAAGTGCAACCAACACAATGTCGCTGGCGGAGAAACCCAACATTTAAAAATCAAACAAAACCGAC
Proteins encoded in this window:
- a CDS encoding bifunctional serine/threonine-protein kinase/formylglycine-generating enzyme family protein, which encodes MAAIKINIPGYQIKQQIGSGGMSVVYLAEQLSLHREVALKVMRPVVEDESHTIERFEHEAKTIAQLYHPNIMSIYDVGHLEDGTLFYAMPHLTHGDLSHIEWKDDDHIKAVFEGICDGLSFAHEHGVIHRDLKPENILFDSFGHPQIADFGIAISQQHKKWTKDNRIVGSIQYISPEQAQSQPIDARSDIYAVGAMLYEALTGHTVFQETDELALMLAHVSKKPEPLPASKQQWQPVVSKCLAKSAKHRYQDAGQLKAAIAAVNSNDVLTQSRPQIKNKSGWIFGITTVLVLATVYFWPSSSKPTETQNNNSQFISTGNNTAEPPPNDLYVELSETSQNNALELLTQRLNQPWEPGVADSLLESLLLHVTTQPELSLTIAETYINKVFNDGLMALNETDFERTATWQKQLLKSQQVFKDIDPLKPLIEQQILQIEAAINNTFNSLPAKQQQKMTQTWPLLASQKAQIQKRNKHDLPVIPLSQSRKLGITATEITVGQFRPFANATALEPERCKNPTTSSLRFSSKTWSNPGFLQKNNHPVVCVTWQQATDYARWLSQKTGHSYRLPKANEWLMAKPQSPAKCNQHNVAGGETQHLKIKQNRHSCEDAFIQTSPVKTHPAVQGVFGMQGNAKEWLQGCKKKNKIQSFFSDSNECDSHPAIGQSWLSGQQDLGDVSYEKSGQAWVHIGFRLIKEL